The region TATCAAATGTCAATGCAATAGATGAAATGGTAAACCTAATCGAGGCACAGAGGCATTTTGAAATTTCTCAAAAAGCTCTCACAGTATCAGATGAAACTCTGGCAAAACTAATATCTCAGGTTGGTTCTCTCAAATAATGGGAGGTGCTATTGAAAATGATGGTTTCACTTTATTCTGCAGCAACAGGAATGTGGGCACAACAGTACAAACTTGACACAATTTCAAATAACCTTGCCAATGTTGATACGACTGGTTACAAAAAAGTTAGAGCTGAATTTCAAGACCTCGTCTACCAGTATTACAAAAACGCAGGTACTCCCACCGCGGTGAATTCTACTATACCAACAGGAATATATTTTGGGCATGGCACAAGACTCAGTGCCACCACCAAGATATTTTCACTTGGCAATATGGAATATACAGGTAACGCACTGGATGTGGCGATTACTGGAGATGGTTTTTTTCAAGTGCAGTTGCAGGATGGTAGAACTGCTTATACAAGGGATGGTACATTCAAAGTCGACAGCGAAGGAAGAGTAGTTACATCGAACGGTCTGGCTCTGATACCGAATATTGTTGTACCGGCTGATGCCGTTGCCATTAACATATCTCCAGATGGTATTTTTTCGGCAGAAATGCAAGATGGTACAGTTCAGAATCTTGGAACCATCACGCTTGTCAGGTTTGTAAACCCATCTGGCTTGAAAGCAGTGGGAGATAACTTATACCTGGAGACCACGGCGTCGGGCGAACCCATCGAAGGGACACCAAATCAAGATGGTTTTGGCGCGTTGCAGCAAGGATATCTTGAAAAAGCTAACGTTGATGTTGTGAAGGAAATGGTGGATATGATAACTGCCCAGAGAGCTTATGAACTTAATGCCCGGGCAATTCAAACAGCTGACAATATGCTGCAAACGGTATCCACGTTGAAACGATGATCCATCCTTTCTTTGAATTTTGAGTGAGGATGGAAAAATGTGGAGAATTTTTGCTTTTTGCCTGATTTCCGTAAGCGCTTTTGCCGTTTTTGAAACAGATGTGCAAAGTGCCATAATTGATTTTGTACTTTCTCAGATCAGCGAAACTGCAACCGTAACAGACCTTCAATTCAAACAATCGATTCCCTCAGCTGACAGATTCGAGATTCTTTCGTGCAACTTCAATGGCAATAAAACAAATATTCTGATCAAGTTCTACAATAATCGATCTTTTGCCGGTTATGTTCAGGCGTCGGCACTTATTTCACAGCCAAGGAAGATTTTAATTGCACGCAGAACTATTAAAAGTGGAGAGATTATTAAAAGAGAAGATGTGGAGCTGGTCGAGTTTGATGTATTTGGAAAGAAGGGAAATTTTACGAACAATCTTGAGGTTGTCGCGGGAAAAGTGAGCAGGAAAATGTTCCGTGAAGGAGAGCCAATAGACCTATTCTACCTTGTCAAGGCGCCAGATGTGAGGGCCGGGCAGGTTCTCTTAGCAGTTTTCGAAACAGGTTCGGTTCTGGCTACAGCACTTGTGAGAGTTTTGCATGATGGAAATTTTGGAGAGATCGTTAAAGCGAGAAATGTTGATACTGGATTTCTGATTCAAGGAATTTTGAGATCAGATTATACAATTCTCATTTCTGGAGGCTGAGAGTGTGAAAAAATCCTTAATAATTGTGATTGTCTTCGCTTTATATACAACTTTTGTTTTTCCTACGTCGTTGTGGAACAACTCTTCATCCGCGCAGTTTAAAAACATAATAGCTGATAGAAAAGCGAGCAAAGTTGGTGACATAGTAACAATCGTGGTCAAAGAAACACCTCAAATAAATTCTTCCAGCTCAAATGACGCTTTTGAAAATGCTCTTGTGAATCTGTTTACAGGTGCTGTAAAAAACATCACGCAATTTGATCTCTCTCAGTTCATACCTATAAACAACAACTCTCAGCAGCAGAGATCCGCTCAACTGAGCTCAACAGTTGTTTTAACTATATCGGCAGTGGTGGTAGATATCCAAAATGGTAATCTGGTTGTTGAGGGGAACAAAAAATTGAAAGTGGGTGAACAGCTGAGCGAGATAATCATACGGGGCACTGTTAGACCTGATGATATTTCACACAACAATACAGTTGATTCTTCAAATATTGCAAACTGTCAAATATGGGTTAATGGAGAACTGGTTTTTCGGCAGAACCCGGATCAGCAATCGTGGCTTGATTATTTGTTATCAGCAATTGCAAAATGGTTTTTGTGAGGTGAGACAGTGCGAAAGGTCACCATATTTATAATCATTATTGTGGCTCTAACTGGCTTTGGCTCTGTAAGAATAAAAGATATTGCTGATTTCAGAGGAGCCCGCGACAATCAGCTTTTTGGAATAGGAGTAGTTGTTGGCTTAAATGGAACAGGTGATTCTGGTCAGGTAAACTCTACACTGCTCGCCAATATGGCAAAAGCCTTTAATGTCAGCATAGATTCGGACAGCTTGAAAACGAAAAATAGCGCTCTTGTTATGGTTTTCGCAGATATTCCACCGTTTTACAAAGAAGGAATGAGACTTGATGTGTCTGTTGCCTCTATAGGTGATGCCAAGTCTCTTGAAGGAGGTTTTCTGGTTCAGACACCGCTTTATGGTGCAGATGGAAATGTATACGCCGTGGCGCAGGGAAAT is a window of Pseudothermotoga elfii DSM 9442 = NBRC 107921 DNA encoding:
- a CDS encoding flagellar basal body L-ring protein FlgH, with translation MKKSLIIVIVFALYTTFVFPTSLWNNSSSAQFKNIIADRKASKVGDIVTIVVKETPQINSSSSNDAFENALVNLFTGAVKNITQFDLSQFIPINNNSQQQRSAQLSSTVVLTISAVVVDIQNGNLVVEGNKKLKVGEQLSEIIIRGTVRPDDISHNNTVDSSNIANCQIWVNGELVFRQNPDQQSWLDYLLSAIAKWFL
- the flgG gene encoding flagellar basal-body rod protein FlgG, with the translated sequence MMVSLYSAATGMWAQQYKLDTISNNLANVDTTGYKKVRAEFQDLVYQYYKNAGTPTAVNSTIPTGIYFGHGTRLSATTKIFSLGNMEYTGNALDVAITGDGFFQVQLQDGRTAYTRDGTFKVDSEGRVVTSNGLALIPNIVVPADAVAINISPDGIFSAEMQDGTVQNLGTITLVRFVNPSGLKAVGDNLYLETTASGEPIEGTPNQDGFGALQQGYLEKANVDVVKEMVDMITAQRAYELNARAIQTADNMLQTVSTLKR
- the flgA gene encoding flagellar basal body P-ring formation chaperone FlgA, which encodes MWRIFAFCLISVSAFAVFETDVQSAIIDFVLSQISETATVTDLQFKQSIPSADRFEILSCNFNGNKTNILIKFYNNRSFAGYVQASALISQPRKILIARRTIKSGEIIKREDVELVEFDVFGKKGNFTNNLEVVAGKVSRKMFREGEPIDLFYLVKAPDVRAGQVLLAVFETGSVLATALVRVLHDGNFGEIVKARNVDTGFLIQGILRSDYTILISGG